A window of the Oncorhynchus tshawytscha isolate Ot180627B unplaced genomic scaffold, Otsh_v2.0 Un_scaffold_1716_pilon_pilon, whole genome shotgun sequence genome harbors these coding sequences:
- the LOC121844594 gene encoding pinin-like isoform X1 translates to MELNTFLTQRLTAAAVEISAVFEKKIVEYRVEISRSKEENKRLQRLLDLVFHPEIKLRRADSQQLSLSVSEEEVPHEQQHCDQERSPSQGQEDPEHTQVKEEQEELRTSQKEDHPQGLEPDTKDILIPACVKSHYEQDPPLPSHLDQTLENRERDSLPTNTTEQIKTEPDGEDYSISEPTRDSQLQLLPQVGNREERVDGMERPIPPPFPPDSQQPSLPVSKEEVPPEQQERSPRLGLEEPEPTKQEELWTNQEEQQLESDSRVSEPTSDSQLLSAVNPDCSAAQSENRVSEPTSDSQLLSAVNPDCSAAQSENVKVHQSTSTSSEQDSRNVESNEASSFSTWSEENISVTDSNSSDSSSCTKEDSEARKPAKRTCHSRGVVNEPSDLSNLCDENTPGTEISPSDRNKDMNIQTDSGAHYPAKRICQRVHDVAVARRGSGEMASCSRPKVPGSTRCYTHCLHCQGLYIQKSLRKHVRYCPLNPKAEKPKPGPKMRIQSAMAFKMRPQPDYVSTGLWKIVCGMNSGQVSFVVRNDKCILLMGEELYNKLQPDDRRNKYIQQRMREVARLLITARTCTPLMCFEDLVIPSNLPHVITAVRAVAGYNEENKTYDRPTLAVQMGYNLMNIGNAVESCALTSGRHKVAESAGKFKGFKWNEVVLAGALSTLSEPQNKCAQPARRTGAQPARLPAEPAPSKPVTQPPSRPASQLSRRPANPAHRRPADPSHRHRAKPKKHCEIKEDR, encoded by the exons ATGGAGTTGAACACGTTTCTTACTCAGCGGTTAACAGCGGCCGCTGTGGAGATATCCGCTGTCTTTGAAAAAAAGATTGTCGAGTACCGGGTAGAAATCTCCCGTTCAAAGGAGGAGAACAAACGTCTACAGCGGCTGTTGGATTTGGTTTTCCACCCGGAAATCAAGTTACGTCGAGCAG ACTCCCAGcagctctctctatctgtctctgaagAGGAGGTTCCCCATGAGCAGCAGCACTGTGATCAGGAGAGGAGCCCCAGTCAGGGGCAGGAGGACCCAGAGCACACACAGGttaaagaggaacaggaggaactcaggaccagtcagaaggaAGACCACCCTCAAGGGCTGGAACCTGATACCAAAGACATCTTAATCCCTGCCTGTGTGAAAAGTCACTATGAACAGGACCCACCTCTGCCCTCACATCTTGACCAAACcttggagaacagagagagggactctCTACCCACCAACACAACTGAACAGATCAAAACAGAACCTGATGGAGAGGATTACAGCATATCAGAACCAACCAGGGACTCTCAGCTCCAGCTCCTTCCCCAGGTAGGAAACAGAGAAGAACGTGTTGATGGGATGGAGAGACCcattccccctcccttccctccagactcccagcagccctctctccctgtctctaaagAGGAGGTTCCCCCAGAGCAGCAGGAGAGAAGCCCCAGGCTGGGTCTGGAGGAACCAGAGCCCACAAAACAAGAGGAACTCTGGACGAATCAGGAGGAACAGCAGCTGGAATCTGACAGCAGAGTATCAGAACCAACCAGTgactctcagctcctctctgcaGTAAATCCAGACTGTTCTGCAGCTCAGAGTGAAAACAGAGTATCAGAACCAACCAGTgactctcagctcctctctgcaGTAAATCCAGACTGTTCTGCAGCTCAGAGTGAAAATGTTAAAGTTCATCAGAGTACCAGCACTTCTTCAGAACAA GATTCTAGGAACGTGGAATCAAATGAAGCATCTAGTTTCTCTACCTGGAGTGAGGAAAACATCTCCGTAACAGACAGCAACTCTTCAGACAGTAGCTCCTGCACTAAAGAAGACTCTGAGGCACGTAAACCAGCGAAGAGAACATGCCATTCTAGAGGTGTGGTGAACGAACCATCTGATTTGTCCAACTTATGTGATGAAAACACCCCGGGGACTGAGATCAGCCCTTCAGACAGAAACAAAGACATGAACATCCAAACAGACTCTGGGGCTCATTATCCAGCTAAGAGGATATGTCAGAGGGTGCATGATGTTGCCGTAGCAAGACGTGGCAGTGGAGAGATGGCCTCCTGTTCCCGTCCCAAAGTGCCAGGATCCACTCGATGTTACACCCACTGCTTGCACTGTCAAGGTCTGTACATTCAAAAGTCACTACGGAAGCATGTCAGATACTGCCCTCTGAACCCCAAAGCTGAAAAACCAAAACCTGGACCAAAGATGAGGATTCAGTCAGCAATGGCGTTTAAGATGCGTCCTCAACCCGACTACGTCAGCACAGGTCTTTGGAAGATAGTTTGTGGTATGAACTCCGGCCAAGTTTCATTTGTGGTTAGAAATGACAAATGTATCCTCCTCATGGGAGAGGAGCTGTACAACAAACTACAGCCAGATGACAGAAGAAACAAATACATTCAACAAAGAATGAGAGAGGTGGCAAGACTCCTCATCACGGCCAGGACGTGTACACCTCTGATGTGCTTTGAGGACTTGGTCATACCTAGTAATTTACCTCACGTCATCACGGCAGTGAGAGCTGTTGCTGGCTACAACGAGGAGAACAAAACGTACGACCGTCCGACGCTGGCTGTTCAAATGGGATACAACTTAATGAACATTGGCAACGCTGTGGAATCCTGTGCGTTGACGTCAGGACGACACAAAGTCGCGGAGTCTGCTGGCAAATTCAAAGGTTTCAAGTGGAATGAGGTTGTTTTGGCTGGAGCACTGTCCACTCTCAGTGAACCCCAAAATAAAT GCGCCCAGCCGGCCCGTCGCACAGGCGCCCAGCCGGCCCGTCTCCCAGCGGAGCCGGCGCCCAGCAAACCCGTCACACAGCCGCCCAGCCGGCCTGCCTCCCAGCTGAGCCGGCGCCCAGCAAACCCGGCGCACAGGCGCCCAGCCGACCCGTCGCACAGGCACCGAGCCAAGCCAAAGAAACACTGTGAGATTAAAGAGGATCGTTGA
- the LOC121844594 gene encoding pinin-like isoform X2, whose protein sequence is MELNTFLTQRLTAAAVEISAVFEKKIVEYRVEISRSKEENKRLQRLLDLVFHPEIKLRRADSQQLSLSVSEEEVPHEQQHCDQERSPSQGQEDPEHTQVKEEQEELRTSQKEDHPQGLEPDTKDILIPACVKSHYEQDPPLPSHLDQTLENRERDSLPTNTTEQIKTEPDGEDYSISEPTRDSQLQLLPQVGNREERVDGMERPIPPPFPPDSQQPSLPVSKEEVPPEQQERSPRLGLEEPEPTKQEELWTNQEEQQLESDSRVSEPTSDSQLLSAVNPDCSAAQSENVKVHQSTSTSSEQDSRNVESNEASSFSTWSEENISVTDSNSSDSSSCTKEDSEARKPAKRTCHSRGVVNEPSDLSNLCDENTPGTEISPSDRNKDMNIQTDSGAHYPAKRICQRVHDVAVARRGSGEMASCSRPKVPGSTRCYTHCLHCQGLYIQKSLRKHVRYCPLNPKAEKPKPGPKMRIQSAMAFKMRPQPDYVSTGLWKIVCGMNSGQVSFVVRNDKCILLMGEELYNKLQPDDRRNKYIQQRMREVARLLITARTCTPLMCFEDLVIPSNLPHVITAVRAVAGYNEENKTYDRPTLAVQMGYNLMNIGNAVESCALTSGRHKVAESAGKFKGFKWNEVVLAGALSTLSEPQNKCAQPARRTGAQPARLPAEPAPSKPVTQPPSRPASQLSRRPANPAHRRPADPSHRHRAKPKKHCEIKEDR, encoded by the exons ATGGAGTTGAACACGTTTCTTACTCAGCGGTTAACAGCGGCCGCTGTGGAGATATCCGCTGTCTTTGAAAAAAAGATTGTCGAGTACCGGGTAGAAATCTCCCGTTCAAAGGAGGAGAACAAACGTCTACAGCGGCTGTTGGATTTGGTTTTCCACCCGGAAATCAAGTTACGTCGAGCAG ACTCCCAGcagctctctctatctgtctctgaagAGGAGGTTCCCCATGAGCAGCAGCACTGTGATCAGGAGAGGAGCCCCAGTCAGGGGCAGGAGGACCCAGAGCACACACAGGttaaagaggaacaggaggaactcaggaccagtcagaaggaAGACCACCCTCAAGGGCTGGAACCTGATACCAAAGACATCTTAATCCCTGCCTGTGTGAAAAGTCACTATGAACAGGACCCACCTCTGCCCTCACATCTTGACCAAACcttggagaacagagagagggactctCTACCCACCAACACAACTGAACAGATCAAAACAGAACCTGATGGAGAGGATTACAGCATATCAGAACCAACCAGGGACTCTCAGCTCCAGCTCCTTCCCCAGGTAGGAAACAGAGAAGAACGTGTTGATGGGATGGAGAGACCcattccccctcccttccctccagactcccagcagccctctctccctgtctctaaagAGGAGGTTCCCCCAGAGCAGCAGGAGAGAAGCCCCAGGCTGGGTCTGGAGGAACCAGAGCCCACAAAACAAGAGGAACTCTGGACGAATCAGGAGGAACAGCAGCTGGAATCTGACAGCAGAGTATCAGAACCAACCAGTgactctcagctcctctctgcaGTAA ATCCAGACTGTTCTGCAGCTCAGAGTGAAAATGTTAAAGTTCATCAGAGTACCAGCACTTCTTCAGAACAA GATTCTAGGAACGTGGAATCAAATGAAGCATCTAGTTTCTCTACCTGGAGTGAGGAAAACATCTCCGTAACAGACAGCAACTCTTCAGACAGTAGCTCCTGCACTAAAGAAGACTCTGAGGCACGTAAACCAGCGAAGAGAACATGCCATTCTAGAGGTGTGGTGAACGAACCATCTGATTTGTCCAACTTATGTGATGAAAACACCCCGGGGACTGAGATCAGCCCTTCAGACAGAAACAAAGACATGAACATCCAAACAGACTCTGGGGCTCATTATCCAGCTAAGAGGATATGTCAGAGGGTGCATGATGTTGCCGTAGCAAGACGTGGCAGTGGAGAGATGGCCTCCTGTTCCCGTCCCAAAGTGCCAGGATCCACTCGATGTTACACCCACTGCTTGCACTGTCAAGGTCTGTACATTCAAAAGTCACTACGGAAGCATGTCAGATACTGCCCTCTGAACCCCAAAGCTGAAAAACCAAAACCTGGACCAAAGATGAGGATTCAGTCAGCAATGGCGTTTAAGATGCGTCCTCAACCCGACTACGTCAGCACAGGTCTTTGGAAGATAGTTTGTGGTATGAACTCCGGCCAAGTTTCATTTGTGGTTAGAAATGACAAATGTATCCTCCTCATGGGAGAGGAGCTGTACAACAAACTACAGCCAGATGACAGAAGAAACAAATACATTCAACAAAGAATGAGAGAGGTGGCAAGACTCCTCATCACGGCCAGGACGTGTACACCTCTGATGTGCTTTGAGGACTTGGTCATACCTAGTAATTTACCTCACGTCATCACGGCAGTGAGAGCTGTTGCTGGCTACAACGAGGAGAACAAAACGTACGACCGTCCGACGCTGGCTGTTCAAATGGGATACAACTTAATGAACATTGGCAACGCTGTGGAATCCTGTGCGTTGACGTCAGGACGACACAAAGTCGCGGAGTCTGCTGGCAAATTCAAAGGTTTCAAGTGGAATGAGGTTGTTTTGGCTGGAGCACTGTCCACTCTCAGTGAACCCCAAAATAAAT GCGCCCAGCCGGCCCGTCGCACAGGCGCCCAGCCGGCCCGTCTCCCAGCGGAGCCGGCGCCCAGCAAACCCGTCACACAGCCGCCCAGCCGGCCTGCCTCCCAGCTGAGCCGGCGCCCAGCAAACCCGGCGCACAGGCGCCCAGCCGACCCGTCGCACAGGCACCGAGCCAAGCCAAAGAAACACTGTGAGATTAAAGAGGATCGTTGA
- the LOC121844595 gene encoding exportin-1-like isoform X1: MPAVMTVLADHAAQQLLDFSQKLDINLLDNVVNCLYHGVGTQQRLAQEVLTQLKEHPDAWTRVDTILEFSQSMNTKVFRGKDRKEGIRKGGKGVCLPVHLETARL, from the exons ATGCCAGCAGTTATGACAGTGTTAGCAGACCATGCAGCGCAGCAGCTGCTAGACTTCAGCCAGAAACTAGACATCAACCTGTTGGACAACGTGGTCAACTGTCTATACCACGGGGTCGGAACACAG CAAAGGCTGGCTCAGGAGGTTCTGACCCAGCTGAAAGAGCACCCGGATGCTTGGACCAGAGTGGACACCATACTGGAGTTCTCCCAGAGCATGAACACCAAA GTCTTTAGAGGAAAAGACAGGAAAGAAGGAATCAGAAAAG GAGGAAAAGGGGTGTGTCTTCCTGTGCACCTTGAAACTGCTAGGCTTTGA
- the LOC121844595 gene encoding exportin-1-like isoform X3, with protein sequence MPAVMTVLADHAAQQLLDFSQKLDINLLDNVVNCLYHGVGTQQRLAQEVLTQLKEHPDAWTRVDTILEFSQSMNTKLIALHTENLRTRPNQHGNPMIVLL encoded by the exons ATGCCAGCAGTTATGACAGTGTTAGCAGACCATGCAGCGCAGCAGCTGCTAGACTTCAGCCAGAAACTAGACATCAACCTGTTGGACAACGTGGTCAACTGTCTATACCACGGGGTCGGAACACAG CAAAGGCTGGCTCAGGAGGTTCTGACCCAGCTGAAAGAGCACCCGGATGCTTGGACCAGAGTGGACACCATACTGGAGTTCTCCCAGAGCATGAACACCAAA CTCATAGCTCTACATACTGAAAACCTACGCACACGTCCAAATCAACATGGCAACCCAATGATAG TATTGTTATAG
- the LOC121844595 gene encoding exportin-1-like isoform X4, with translation MPAVMTVLADHAAQQLLDFSQKLDINLLDNVVNCLYHGVGTQQRLAQEVLTQLKEHPDAWTRVDTILEFSQSMNTKLIALHTENLRTRPNQHGNPMIGL, from the exons ATGCCAGCAGTTATGACAGTGTTAGCAGACCATGCAGCGCAGCAGCTGCTAGACTTCAGCCAGAAACTAGACATCAACCTGTTGGACAACGTGGTCAACTGTCTATACCACGGGGTCGGAACACAG CAAAGGCTGGCTCAGGAGGTTCTGACCCAGCTGAAAGAGCACCCGGATGCTTGGACCAGAGTGGACACCATACTGGAGTTCTCCCAGAGCATGAACACCAAA CTCATAGCTCTACATACTGAAAACCTACGCACACGTCCAAATCAACATGGCAACCCAATGATAG GTCTTTAG
- the LOC121844595 gene encoding exportin-1-like isoform X5, which produces MPAVMTVLADHAAQQLLDFSQKLDINLLDNVVNCLYHGVGTQQRLAQEVLTQLKEHPDAWTRVDTILEFSQSMNTKYYKPVTSIPSLHSHTAHSSTY; this is translated from the exons ATGCCAGCAGTTATGACAGTGTTAGCAGACCATGCAGCGCAGCAGCTGCTAGACTTCAGCCAGAAACTAGACATCAACCTGTTGGACAACGTGGTCAACTGTCTATACCACGGGGTCGGAACACAG CAAAGGCTGGCTCAGGAGGTTCTGACCCAGCTGAAAGAGCACCCGGATGCTTGGACCAGAGTGGACACCATACTGGAGTTCTCCCAGAGCATGAACACCAAA TACTACAAGCCGGTGACCTCTATTCCCTCCTTGCACTCGCACACAGCTCATAGCTCTACATACTGA
- the LOC121844595 gene encoding exportin-1-like isoform X2 codes for MPAVMTVLADHAAQQLLDFSQKLDINLLDNVVNCLYHGVGTQQRLAQEVLTQLKEHPDAWTRVDTILEFSQSMNTKLIALHTENLRTRPNQHGNPMIGRTF; via the exons ATGCCAGCAGTTATGACAGTGTTAGCAGACCATGCAGCGCAGCAGCTGCTAGACTTCAGCCAGAAACTAGACATCAACCTGTTGGACAACGTGGTCAACTGTCTATACCACGGGGTCGGAACACAG CAAAGGCTGGCTCAGGAGGTTCTGACCCAGCTGAAAGAGCACCCGGATGCTTGGACCAGAGTGGACACCATACTGGAGTTCTCCCAGAGCATGAACACCAAA CTCATAGCTCTACATACTGAAAACCTACGCACACGTCCAAATCAACATGGCAACCCAATGATAGGTAGGACTTTCTAG